From Anthonomus grandis grandis chromosome 20, icAntGran1.3, whole genome shotgun sequence, the proteins below share one genomic window:
- the LOC126747843 gene encoding GTPase Era, mitochondrial yields MRNYKSIISAGKKLVKVGIIGMPNSGKSTLINDLSQRRSCPTSSKVHTTRAQSMAIFTEGDTQVVFIDTPGLVNQKEQKKFNLEKTFIRDPKNALKEADVIGVVHDTSNVYGREKLDIKIVNLLEHHRDSPSFLVLNKIDLLKSKRKLLDIARILTESSIDGSPVPRQGVNEECKHQEYKGWPHFKEVFMISALYGDGVEDLRSHIVRQAKPAEWMFPEEIWTDQRAEDIITSSVQAKLLDFLPQEIPYKLRPELEYFDINSSTGVMTTCVTVKSPSKRISSLVAGTADGRLKQIVQSVQDDLQNTFHNFVRVKIVLDPSPSDSL; encoded by the coding sequence ATGAGAAACTACAAGTCCATAATAAGTGCCGGAAAGAAACTGGTTAAGGTTGGCATTATAGGTATGCCCAACTCTGGAAAAAGCACCCTAATCAACGACTTGAGCCAGAGGAGGTCGTGCCCCACTTCCTCGAAAGTGCACACCACTCGCGCCCAAAGTATGGCCATCTTTACGGAAGGAGACACCCAGGTGGTCTTCATTGACACCCCGGGCCTCGTTAACCAGAAGGAGCAGAAAAAGTTCAATTTAGAAAAGACGTTTATTAGGGACCCGAAGAATGCCCTGAAAGAGGCGGATGTTATAGGGGTAGTTCATGATACATCAAACGTATATGGCAGAGAAAAGTTGGATATTAAAATCGTGAATTTGCTTGAGCACCATCGGGACAGCCCCAGTTTTCTTGTGTTGAACAAAATAGACCTTTTAAAGTCGAAACGGAAACTTTTAGACATCGCGAGGATCCTTACGGAGAGTAGCATTGATGGCTCCCCAGTTCCTCGTCAAGGGGTCAACGAGGAATGCAAACATCAAGAGTACAAAGGGTGGCCCCATTTCAAGGAAGTTTTCATGATATCCGCTTTATACGGGGACGGGGTGGAAGATTTAAGGAGTCACATTGTCAGGCAAGCGAAACCTGCCGAATGGATGTTCCCCGAAGAGATCTGGACCGATCAACGAGCCGAGGACATAATAACCAGTTCAGTGCAAGCGAAACTGTTGGATTTCCTCCCGCAAGAGATCCCTTACAAGTTAAGGCCGGAACTCGAGTATTTCGACATAAACTCGAGCACCGGCGTGATGACCACGTGCGTTACAGTGAAAAGTCCCTCCAAGAGGATCTCCTCATTGGTCGCGGGCACCGCTGACGGTAGGTTAAAGCAAATCGTGCAATCCGTACAAGACGACTTACAAAACACCTTTCATAATTTCGTTAGGGTTAAGATTGTATTGGACCCCTCTCCTAGTGatagtttgtaa
- the LOC126747842 gene encoding charged multivesicular body protein 7, whose product MFDIPEEKLPPCLKDDNRLNVLFAPLRNKSVNPKDWEDKISTWKTVIRVYCETNNVYCFTLASLNSVFVRHGRPPPCLNEVIADMVRNREVQPVEVFLQKTTSLSWSGWLSEVVIKGPLKWSYYTMKNVMVQNANGQYVHLDVVRSKSEELLHTLPQTYLNKIMSLRELVSLSKEFKDVEGLKLLLHHLEGQNKVSIKTLSSHKADNELDTLLLKFGDGVTPISEVDVAIHTLERNERALSKTVENLEDEIDKCVDEAKSHLKKKHKQLAKSCLVKKHQLEKQLDKNANALHNVQNCLEQLKGTHTNAHVWEAYKDALKAFDTTYKSTGISEEAVEDTMLQLGEVLDAHDDIQSVLARSPTGNDDVEELERELEELMASEENPPPPPPDEDDLEKRFNSLRIKLPEVPGDGSPDVSVEEAPLNH is encoded by the exons atgttCGATATTCCCGAGGAAAAACTGCCCCCCTGCCTAAAAGACGATAACAGACTGAACGTGTTGTTTGCACCACTAAGAAATAAGAGCGTCAACCCAAAGGATTGGGAAGATAAAATTTCCACTTGGAAAACCGTTATAAGGGTCTATTGCGAGACGAACAACGTCTACTGCTTCACCTTGGCCTCTCTGAACAGCGTCTTCGTTAGGCACGGAAGGCCACCCCCTTGTCTTAATGAAGTCATTGCGGACATGGTAAGAAACCGAGAGGTCCAACCCGTAGAGGTTTTCCTTCAGAAAACTACGTCCCTTTCCTGGAGCGGTTGGTTAAGCGAGGTGGTCATTAAGGGACCCTTGAAATGGTCATATTACACAATGAAGAATGTCATGGTTCAAAACGCTAACGGGCAGTATGTTCACCTTGATGTAGTGAGGAGTAAAAGCGAGGAGCTACTGCACACTTTGCCCCAAACGTATCTGAACAAAATAATGAGTTTAAGGGAGTTGGTGTCTTTGAGTAAGGAGTTTAAGGATGTAGAGGGATTGAAGCTGTTATTGCACCATTTGGAGGGACAAAATAAGGTGTCGATCAAGACACTGTCCAGCCATAAGGCTGATAACGAGTTGGACACTTTACTGTTAAAATTCGGGGATGGAGTGACCCCCATTAGTGAGGTAGATGTTGCTATTCATACTTTAGAGAGAAACGAAAGGGCTTTATCTAAAACAGTTGAGAATCTAGAGGATGAAATTGATAAATGTGTCGACGAAGCCAAGAGCCATTTGAAGAAGAAACATAAGCAACTG gcaaaaagtTGCCTAGTGAAAAAGCACCAACTGGAAAAACAGTTGGACAAGAATGCCAACGCTTTACACAACGTCCAGAACTGTCTGGAACAACTTAAAGGCACGCACACCAACGCCCACGTGTGGGAGGCCTACAAGGATGCTCTTAAAGCCTTTGACACCACTTACAAGAGCACAGGCATTAGTGAGGAGGCCGTTGAGGATACCATGTTGCAGTTGGGAGAG GTTCTGGATGCGCACGATGACATTCAGTCAGTGTTGGCCCGTTCTCCCACGGGGAATGATGATGTCGAGGAACTGGAGAGGGAGTTGGAAGAGTTGATGGCTTCGGAGGAAAATCCCCCTCCACCACCACCAGATGAGGACGATTTGGAGAAACGGTTCAACAGTTTAAGGATCAAATTACCGGAAGTGCCCGGTGATGGTAGTCCGGATGTTTCCGTGGAAGAAGCGCCGTTGAACCATTGA